From Eremothecium sinecaudum strain ATCC 58844 chromosome III, complete sequence:
TTCCGTACTCCAAACGTAATATTTATCATAACACCTACGACAACGGCCATCTTCTGTCTTCTCGAAAAAAGACCCTCGTGCTTCATTAGAAGAATGCTAAAAACTCCCAAAAGGCAGCCTATGACCAGTCCAGCAAGCAAGTCCATGTTGTATTTGTAGTTGGCAATGGGAATACTGTTAAATTGTCCTCCTTGTTCAGTAGCACCCGTTTCAATCCACTGCTCTTCTAGCTGCCGAATATCGCTTCCTTCACCACCATTCTGCTGCCTATTTTCATCTAGGTCCCCGTACGTCGCTCTGAACTGCTGACGCAGCAGTTCAATCTCATCATCGCTGAACCCCACACTACGTAACCTGTCAAAACCAATCGCCTGCGAAGTGGCTCCATCAGGCTGTTGCCCTATATCATCTAAAGCATCTTCATTTTGGTGCTGATCCGCAGATAATACAGGACCAACAATGCAATGTACGTAGTATTTATCATTTTCATCTGCTGTTTCGAAGAACTGCTGTAATCGTAGGTCCGACTGCGAATTCAAAGGCTGACCACTGCGTATAAATTTCAACCTATGATTATTTGTCTGAGAGGGCCTCATTTGACGAACCATATTACGCAACCATTTCGTGTTTATGTCCCTGAATGGTATACTGGATACTTCCAAAACGAGATCCTGCAAGGATGGATCATTAAACCTAATTACAACAAAACATCGTCTTCGTTGCGATTGTTGAGGAATTAGAGACTCTGTGGACATCCTAAACGACCCATATATGGTACCGAATAGCTCTATGAATAACTGCTGTTTATAAACGGTGTTGATTAAGACGTATAGGGAGGCTGCCATAAATTTGGGGCTCCTAAAATAAGCGTCAGCCGGGTAACTTCTTCGGATTAGTATATAAAGGCCCGAAAAATTTTGTAACAGTCTTTCCCTTTGTGTTTCTTTAATACAGCAATAAAAATCGTGCGGATTTTTTAATCCAGGACTATAAAACCGTGTTGCTCGGGTGATTGCTCTTTTGAGCCTATTGCCATGAGTGTCAAGTCCATCGGAGAGATCATTGTTGTTCATCTTAGTGCCCTTTCATCTGACAATAGCTTTTAAGCCGTCAGGCGAGGGCCGGTAGAACTCACATCACAAAAGTAGCGTTAAAGTAGTGCTTAATTAAATCTATTTAGTCTATTGATTGACCGTATATTCTGCAAGTGTATGAGCAGTTATTAAGCGTTTATACGTTTTTCGTTTAGGTTGCACGTGCTTCTCTAAAGAAATCTAGTACACCGGTGAAGACAACTAGTAAGATACCACCTCCAGGTCCTAATCTTAGAACTTTTGGAACGAAGCCCTTGTATAATGCTTTAAACCCCTCTTCTTTGTATATAGTGACAAGTGATGGACAAGACCAGTTGTACTTTCTAGTAACACCTGATACAACGGCGGTATTCTGAATTCTAGACTTAACAACGTCAAAAGGCGTAGACAGCAATGATCCCACAGTCCCACCAATCGTACCTGCGATCAAATCATTCCTGGTTTGCTGCATTTTGGTTTCTGCCTTTGGAAGCATTTGTCTAACTTGGAAAATCACACCAAAGTAACCACCATTCCAGATAGCATGTCTCCAGAGAGTTGATTCCAACCCATTATACATGGCCAATGGCCCTTCTTTCCGAATAATATGTGAAACAACATCTATAGGGCCTTTAAACTTAGATGAAACGTCCTGTAGCCTAATTTTCACTAACTCAAAGGGAACAACGACAAACGCTTCGGCGCACCCGGCCGAAGCACCTGCTAACATTGATAGCGGCTGGGAAAGTTTGTCCACACCAAACAGGTTTTTGTAAATCTTTTGAAATTCATCATTACAGGCGAACTTGGTGGCTCTCTTTGGTGCTTCCATCAAAATGGGAGATGAAATGCCTTTATATAAACGTGTAGGTCCCTCCTTAGCAAT
This genomic window contains:
- a CDS encoding HCL367Cp (Syntenic homolog of Ashbya gossypii ACR109W; Syntenic homolog of Saccharomyces cerevisiae YOR222W (ODC2) and YPL134C (ODC1)), with translation MSSSNQDKAPLPFIYQFIAGAVAGVSEILVMYPLDVVKTRMQLQVSGANEPPRYTGVIDCMKKIIAKEGPTRLYKGISSPILMEAPKRATKFACNDEFQKIYKNLFGVDKLSQPLSMLAGASAGCAEAFVVVPFELVKIRLQDVSSKFKGPIDVVSHIIRKEGPLAMYNGLESTLWRHAIWNGGYFGVIFQVRQMLPKAETKMQQTRNDLIAGTIGGTVGSLLSTPFDVVKSRIQNTAVVSGVTRKYNWSCPSLVTIYKEEGFKALYKGFVPKVLRLGPGGGILLVVFTGVLDFFREARAT
- the DSC3 gene encoding Dsc3p (Syntenic homolog of Ashbya gossypii ACR110W; Syntenic homolog of Saccharomyces cerevisiae YOR223W): MSTESLIPQQSQRRRCFVVIRFNDPSLQDLVLEVSSIPFRDINTKWLRNMVRQMRPSQTNNHRLKFIRSGQPLNSQSDLRLQQFFETADENDKYYVHCIVGPVLSADQHQNEDALDDIGQQPDGATSQAIGFDRLRSVGFSDDEIELLRQQFRATYGDLDENRQQNGGEGSDIRQLEEQWIETGATEQGGQFNSIPIANYKYNMDLLAGLVIGCLLGVFSILLMKHEGLFSRRQKMAVVVGVMINITFGVRNI